The Verrucomicrobiota bacterium genome segment TGCCGCCGTACTCCAAAAATGTCGGCGCGTGCATTTGCTCTGCGCCGCAGGCCGGATGAGAGGTGGTTCCCCGGTGATCCTCCGCAAGCCTTAACGCGACGGCGGCAAGGGAAACGGCGGCAATTCCGCAATCCGAATTCCGCACTCCAAAAAATACGGCTCCCGCGCTTCCTTGGAGCAAGGGCCAAAGTAGTGGGTACGGAACCACAGACCTTGCCCACCTCGTAGTATTCGTAACGCACCAACGCGATTGATGCAGCCCTGGTTCATGGGAATGCCGCGCGCTCCGGGCTTGCGTAATTGCCCGGATCGGTCACGATGGCACCTGAATATTATGAACACCAGTTCTTCCCGTACCTCACGCCGGCAATTTGCCGCGCTGACCACCGCCGCCATGGCCGCCACCCTCTGCCCGCTGCCCGCCCTCCCAGGCGAGACTCCGGTGCGCAAGCGTTTGATGCGGCTGACCCTTTCGCCAGGGGCCATCGGCGTCAAAGCCAACCCGCGCGAAACACTGGCGCTGGCGCACCAATACGGCTTTGAAGCCATCGAACCAAATGCCAACTTCCTGACCGATCTCAGCGACGCGGACCTCGCCGCGTTCCGGGCGGAAATGCAAGCCAGGAACATCGTCTTTGGTTCCGCGGGCCTCGCCGTGAACTTCCGGCAGGATGACGCCAAGTTCCGCACCAGCCTGGAAGCCCTGCCGAAAATTGCCGCCGGTCTCCAGCGCGCCGGGGTCACCCGCGTGGGCACCTGGATTTCCCCCACCCACGCCGAACTGGCGTACGCGGACAACCTCCGCCAGCACGCCACCCGCCTGCGCGAGGCCGCCAAGGTGCTGCGCGATCACGGGCAACGGCTGGGCCTGGAATACGTCGGCACCCCCAGCATTCGGCAAAACCGGCCCAACCCCTTCATCTACTCGCTGCGCCAGATGCAGGAACTCATCGCCGAAATCGGCACCGGCAACGTCGGCGTGGTGTTGGATAGCTGGCATTGGTGGACCGCCGGGGAAACGGAAGCCGACCTGCTCAAGCTCACGAACGCGGACGTAGTCTCCGTGGACCTCAACGACGCCCCGGCGGGGATTCCCCTGCCCGAACAGCAGGATGGCAAACGCGAACTGCCCTGCGCCACCGGCGTCATCCCGGTCAAAACCTTTCTGGGCGCGCTCCAGCGCATCAGCTACGACGGACCCGTGCGAGCCGAACCGTTCAACAAACCCCTGAATGCGATGGACAAAGACGCCGCCTGCGCCGCCACCATCGCCGCGCTCAAAAAAGCCGCCGCATTGATAACTGATAACTGATAACTGATGACTGATGACTGGTCACTTTCTCAAATGCTCCACGCTCCAGAATGCATGTGGATGCGCGCCTCAACTCCTCAACTCCTCAACGTTCCGCTTTCCGCTCTCTGCTTTCATCTTTCTGCCGGCTCATTTTTCTGCAAAAGGAATTGGGGCCCAATTTTTATGCCAGCTAATCTTTTTGCCATGTCTGGTTTCCCCATTTTTATGCAAAATCACTCCGCTTTCCGCATTTGATTACCCCACCTGGGGGAGAAGGTCAGAATAAGGTGGAACACCCGTCTAATTAATCAGCTCTTTTGAGCGGGCCAGAAGCGTCGCCGCACGTACCAGATCAAGAAAAATCATACGGGAGAAGATATTCTTGCGGTTGTGAGTTCTTCGCAACTCTGGCACCGCCTTCCAAAGACGGCGGTAGATAAAATCCACCTCGTTGAGGGGTGGCATGCCTGCCGGTCTGCCAAGCGTGCTCAGCAAGCAGGCAATAACGCCCTTCGGACTGCCGTTGTGAATCCCTGGGTCAATACCGTTCAGGTCACTCAACGTCTTGGTCAACCGATGACGTTTCTTCTCCAAAACAATGAAGCTGTGACGCGTGTTGATTCGGGATAATGCGAACGCAATGCCCAATTCAAATGGCATGTTGAATCGCGCCGGGGTGCCAACCCGGCTCAGGTCATGAATCGAGACCGGGCACTGTTGCAGCAATTTCAGGATTCGATTCAACCGTCCTTGCCCTTCTTCCGGAATTTCGAGTACGCAATGAGGAATACGTCCTAACGCCACCAGTACGCTGATTTGCGCGACGAGCAGACGTTCATAGGATGTATCGAATGGAACGTTGAGGAAAACGGCTTGGCTGTCGGTTTTACTCATTACCGCCTCGCGCCCCTTG includes the following:
- a CDS encoding sugar phosphate isomerase/epimerase family protein, translated to MNTSSSRTSRRQFAALTTAAMAATLCPLPALPGETPVRKRLMRLTLSPGAIGVKANPRETLALAHQYGFEAIEPNANFLTDLSDADLAAFRAEMQARNIVFGSAGLAVNFRQDDAKFRTSLEALPKIAAGLQRAGVTRVGTWISPTHAELAYADNLRQHATRLREAAKVLRDHGQRLGLEYVGTPSIRQNRPNPFIYSLRQMQELIAEIGTGNVGVVLDSWHWWTAGETEADLLKLTNADVVSVDLNDAPAGIPLPEQQDGKRELPCATGVIPVKTFLGALQRISYDGPVRAEPFNKPLNAMDKDAACAATIAALKKAAALITDN